The Ornithinibacillus sp. 4-3 region ACGCCACCCATTACCTCTACAATGACATCAATTTCTGGGTTCTTTAATACATCATCAGGATTTGTCGTTAATAGATTTGCATCGACATCGACTTGACGTGCTTTCTCGATATTACGAACAAGCACTTTCTCTACCTTTACATTACAATCCAATTGATGTACAAGACTTTCTTGATAATCATTAATTAGTTTGATGACTCCTGACCCAACTACACCTAAACCTAATAGTCCAATAGAAACGTTATTTTTCAAATCTACACCTCATTTGTATGTTACAAAAATACATTTGTTTTCGCTTAATAGACATTATAAACTTGAACAATAGTGGTTAGCAATAGAAAATCCACTTCTTTCAATAAAAAGACATAGATGTTTATAACTATTTTATAAAAAATAAGAACATCATCTATTCTAACATAGTGACATTAGGATGACGTAAATAAACTCCACTTTCTCTAAGAGGAAAAGTGGAGTTTAATAGAAGTTAAACCCATTTAGTAAAATTAATTCGTTTATGGATTGCATACATTAAGAACATTCCTAAGAACATAACTGTAAATTCTTCTAGAGCTAAAATTCCCCATAGAACTACGAAAACATCAGGTACACCAATAGCTAATTTTAACATCCATGCGATAAGGAACATGTTAATAGAAAACGCTACAGTGTTAATTCCCATAAGTATCCACTTATTTTTAATGTATCGACTGAAAAAGATGGTTATTCCTAATGAAATAACAGAATGGGATAATCCAAAGATAAATTCATATGCTCCTAGTGATGAGAAGAATAAATTTGCTAAGAGGACTCCTAATACAATTCCGAAAAAGTATTTTTTATTAAACACAATGAGATGATTAAACACCTCGGAAATCCGGAATTGTAACTGGTTGAAGGCGAATGGAGCAATCAACCCGGTAACTGCAATATACAAAGCAGCTATTAAAGCATTTGTTACTAAAGTTTTTACTTTCATTTTGTTTCTCTCCTTAGTTTTTTTACGTTGGATGGTTTCGAACAACGTGTAACGTTCCCTATTATACAAGCAGAGTTATCAATAAGTAAACTGTAATTTGTGAAACATTTAATAAGTATTTGTTTCTAAGAATATATTAGGTCAAGATTATTGAATAATTGCTATTTCTCTATCATAATAAAAAGAAAAGGAGGGATCGGATGGCAGAGTTTTATTTTAAGTCTAATGGTAAATTTATTGTTCAAGTTGAGAACGGTAATGTAAAAATTGCAAGAAAAGGAATACAAAACTTCCTTAATCAAGGTTCTAAAGGAGAGAAAAGTACCGATTAAATCACTTACAGCGATCCAACTAAAAGAACCAAGATTAACAACTGGTTTCCTTCAATTTGCATATAGCGGTTCTAATGAAAGTAAGGGGGGAGTTGTCAGTGCAGTAAAAGATGAGAATACCATTTTATTTACTAAAAAAGAGTTAAATCAAGCGAAAGAATTAAAAGCCTTGATTGAAAAATTACAAAATGAAAGTAAAGTTCCTAATATCTCTCAAACGAGCGCAGCTGATGAATTGAAGAAATTTAAAGTATTACTTGATGAAGGTATTGTTAACGAGGAAGAATTTCAAGTGAAGAAAAAGCAATTATTAGGAATTTGATAGAGGCATCTTTTAAAACTAGTTTTTCTTCTTAGTTTTATGTCAGAATATTCAACCAACTGATTGTGCGGTTAGATTAAAAAGAAATATAAAGGTAGTTGAACTCTTATTTTCCATTTAGCAGAATTACAAATTAGTAAACATTCATGTATGAAAAAAGCAATGGTGGATTTTAACAGAAAAAAGGACTTTCTTTTTGTATGTCGAATTACCATGATAGAGAAGGGAGAAGGTCAGATTGATTTCTAAGTTTGAAAGTATACTTTTAGATACTGGAGTCATTCGTAATATGGACACTGGAATCATGGTCTATGAATCAAATGGAAGAGAAATTAAGGTAAACTATCTAATATTAGAGTATAGTGATACAAAAGAAGTTTACTTATATAAATTTGATGATACTA contains the following coding sequences:
- a CDS encoding QueT transporter family protein, whose protein sequence is MKVKTLVTNALIAALYIAVTGLIAPFAFNQLQFRISEVFNHLIVFNKKYFFGIVLGVLLANLFFSSLGAYEFIFGLSHSVISLGITIFFSRYIKNKWILMGINTVAFSINMFLIAWMLKLAIGVPDVFVVLWGILALEEFTVMFLGMFLMYAIHKRINFTKWV
- a CDS encoding DUF4429 domain-containing protein; the encoded protein is MQEKEYKTSLIKVLKERKVPIKSLTAIQLKEPRLTTGFLQFAYSGSNESKGGVVSAVKDENTILFTKKELNQAKELKALIEKLQNESKVPNISQTSAADELKKFKVLLDEGIVNEEEFQVKKKQLLGI